GCGAGAATGAATTTCATAAATCCCGAAAGTTTGGGATAAATTCTCACCGAACCGTCGCCGGAGCAGTTTTTGCACACAGCTCCGCCTGCCGAAACGTCAAAATATTCAAGGTCGGTTTTCGCACCGCAGTGCGCGCACATATCGAGCGACGGGGCAAACCCTGCGTCCGACACCGTTTTAAGCTCAAATATTCCTTTTATCCTTTTAAGTTCGGTCAAAACGTCGCCGTTAACCGCTTTTTTCTCGGCATTTTCGATAAAATAAAGGCAGTTGAGCAAAAAGCGGAAATATTCGTTGTCGCCCTCCAAATATTCAGACGCAACCTTTGCCGCCTCTGCAAGATACGCACCGAAACTGAGCTTGTCCACGCTTGAACGGATATTGTAAAAATTATTAAGCAGGGCGGCGCTCGAAAGCGAGAAAAATCCGCCGCTCCCGTTTAATTCAAAATCATTGTAACAAAACTGCTGCATAGCGGAAAAAGATTTGTGTTTCATACTTCTTATGCCCTTTGCTATGACGGTTATTTTTGTCATATCCTCACATAAAACGGTAAAAAGCGCGTCGTTGTCGGACAGCTTATTTACTTTCAGAATCAGTCCCCTTGCCTTGCTCATCATTCTTTATTGCTCCCTCATAATCGCAAATTTCCCTGTAGCCGAGATAGCTCTCAACATTGCCTGTTTTTTCAAATACACTCCAAAAAAAGTTTTCCTCCACAAAAATCCCTCCAAAAGCATATTTTTATGCTTTTAGCTTGTCCGAAAAAAGATTTTTGATGTTTATAAAAATTTGGCAAATTAAAAATTTAGTCGTTTTTAAGCCCAAATTCTTTCATTAAAAAGTTTGAATTTCTCCAGTCCTTTTTAACCTTTACCCAAAGCTCCAGAAACACTTTTTTGTCCAGTAATTTCTCACAGTCGCGCCGTGCGAGCGAGCCTATTCTTTTGAGCGTTCTTCCTCCGCTCCCGATAATTATACCCTTATGCGAGTCTTTTTCACAGAAAATGTTTGCGGAAATGGAAACAATGTCTTTTTCCTCTTTCATTTTGACGATTTCCACCGCAATGCCGTGCGGTACTTCTTTATCAAGCGTGTAAAGCGTCTTTTCCCTTATGATTTCCGCGACAATCTGCTTTTCGGGCTGGTCGGTCACCATATCTTCGGGATAGTACATCGGGCCTTCGGGAAGAAGTTTTCTTACTTCCTCTTTAAGTGCGTCTATGCCGTCGCCCGTCTTTGCGCTTATCGGCACAATTTCGGCAAATTCGCGCAGTTTGCTGTATTTTTCTATAACGGGCAAAAGCGCGTCTTTTCTTGCAGTATCGCACTTGTTTATGACCAAAATCGCAGGTATGTTCTTTGTTTTTTCGATAATTTCAAGTTCGGCGTTTCTCACCTCGTCGGTCGGCTCAACCACAACGAGAACAAAATCCGCCTCGCCGATTGTTTCGTTAACGGCTTTGAGCATATTTTCGCCAAGCTTGTTTTTAGGCTTGTGAAATCCCGGTGTATCGAGAAAAACCGCCTGCATACCGCTCTCCGACATAATACCCAAAATTTTTCCGCGCGTGGTTTGCGGTTTGGGCGAAATTATCGCTATTTTCTGACCTATAAGCGCGTTTAAAAGCGTGGTTTTTCCAACGTTCGGTATGCCCACAATGCCGACGTATCCCGATTTAAAATTTTTGTTTTCCATAAATTCAACCTCTTTATTCATCTCTTGTAAGCTTTAATTTTTTGAGGATTTCCTCCTCTTTTTTGCGCATAATCGCTCTGTCCGCCTCGTCTATGTGGTCGTATCCCAAAAGATGAAGCATACTGTGACAGGTTAAAAATCCCGCCTCGCGCTCGAACGAATGACCGTACTCCTCCGCCTGTTCTTTTGCGCGTTCAAGCGAAATAACAATGTCGCCCAGCGACAGATAACCCTCGTAAAAATCCTCGTCCGACACGGTTATGTCACCGTTTTTAGCATCGAGAAACGGAAACGACAAAACGTCGGTCGCGCGGTCAATGCTGCGCTGTTCGCGGTTGATTTCACGTATTTGCTCATTGTCGGCAAACATAACGTTTACTTCGCATTTTTCGTCTATTTCTTCAAACTCCAAAACACCCTCGGCAACGCTTTTTATAAGCTTTTCAAGCGCGTCCGTGACCTCGATTTTGTCCTGGGTGTTATCGGTAAAAATTCTTATCATCTGTTTCCCCTTTTTTCGTTTTGCCTTGCAAGTTTCTTTTGCTCAAACCTGTCGTACGCTTTTATGATTTTCTGGACAAGCTGATGGCGCACAACGTCCTTGTCCGAAAGATAGCAAAAGCTTATGCCGTCAATATCTTTGAGTATTTTTTCAACCTCTTTAAGTCCTGATTTTTTGCCGTCCGGCAAGTCAATCTGCGTGACGTCGCCGGTGACGATAACGCGCGAATTAAAGCCGACGCGCGTAAGAAACATTTTCATCTGCTCGGGCGTGGTGTTCTGCGCCTCATCCAGAATTATAAAACTGTCGTCTATGGTTCGTCCGCGCATATACGCAAGCGGTGCAACCTCAATGCTTCCGCGCTCGACGTGTTTCTGATAGGTTTCAAATCCGAACATTTCATACAGCGCGTCGTATAACGGGCGCAGATACGGGTCTACCTTATTCTGCAAGTCGCCCGGCAGAAAACCGAGCTTTTCGCCTGCTTCAACCGCCGGACGCGTTAAAATTATCCTCGACACTTCTTTATTTTTGAACGCCTTAACCGCCAGCGCAACAGCAAGATAGGTCTTTCCCGTGCCGGCAGGGCCGATACCGAAAGTTATGGTGTTGTTTTTTATTGCCTCGACGTATTTTTTCTGTCCCATAGTCTTGCTTTTTATCGGCTTTCCCTTTGCCGTAATGCACACGCAGTCGCTGCCGTAAAGCGCCTCGTGGTCAATTCCGTCGCGCACGCTGTCGATTGTGTAGTTCACCGCCTGGTCGGTAATTTCACCCTCGGTGTTAAAAATTTTCGCAAGACTCTCTATCGCCTTTTGCGCAAGCGCCGTGCCCGTTTCGCCGCCGCTTATTTTAATGTCGCCGCCTCGGTTTACAATGCTCACGTCAAACGCAGTCTGAATTT
This genomic stretch from Qingrenia yutianensis harbors:
- the recO gene encoding DNA repair protein RecO is translated as MMSKARGLILKVNKLSDNDALFTVLCEDMTKITVIAKGIRSMKHKSFSAMQQFCYNDFELNGSGGFFSLSSAALLNNFYNIRSSVDKLSFGAYLAEAAKVASEYLEGDNEYFRFLLNCLYFIENAEKKAVNGDVLTELKRIKGIFELKTVSDAGFAPSLDMCAHCGAKTDLEYFDVSAGGAVCKNCSGDGSVRIYPKLSGFMKFILAKDMKTVFNTSNIGKALIEDLNYITEKYFQFRLEYYFKSLDYLNKVIENM
- a CDS encoding YqzL family protein yields the protein MEENFFWSVFEKTGNVESYLGYREICDYEGAIKNDEQGKGTDSESK
- the era gene encoding GTPase Era; the encoded protein is MENKNFKSGYVGIVGIPNVGKTTLLNALIGQKIAIISPKPQTTRGKILGIMSESGMQAVFLDTPGFHKPKNKLGENMLKAVNETIGEADFVLVVVEPTDEVRNAELEIIEKTKNIPAILVINKCDTARKDALLPVIEKYSKLREFAEIVPISAKTGDGIDALKEEVRKLLPEGPMYYPEDMVTDQPEKQIVAEIIREKTLYTLDKEVPHGIAVEIVKMKEEKDIVSISANIFCEKDSHKGIIIGSGGRTLKRIGSLARRDCEKLLDKKVFLELWVKVKKDWRNSNFLMKEFGLKND
- the ybeY gene encoding rRNA maturation RNase YbeY, with product MIRIFTDNTQDKIEVTDALEKLIKSVAEGVLEFEEIDEKCEVNVMFADNEQIREINREQRSIDRATDVLSFPFLDAKNGDITVSDEDFYEGYLSLGDIVISLERAKEQAEEYGHSFEREAGFLTCHSMLHLLGYDHIDEADRAIMRKKEEEILKKLKLTRDE
- a CDS encoding PhoH family protein, which encodes MERNISLQNGEQILAVFGDFDKNLKKIQTAFDVSIVNRGGDIKISGGETGTALAQKAIESLAKIFNTEGEITDQAVNYTIDSVRDGIDHEALYGSDCVCITAKGKPIKSKTMGQKKYVEAIKNNTITFGIGPAGTGKTYLAVALAVKAFKNKEVSRIILTRPAVEAGEKLGFLPGDLQNKVDPYLRPLYDALYEMFGFETYQKHVERGSIEVAPLAYMRGRTIDDSFIILDEAQNTTPEQMKMFLTRVGFNSRVIVTGDVTQIDLPDGKKSGLKEVEKILKDIDGISFCYLSDKDVVRHQLVQKIIKAYDRFEQKKLARQNEKRGNR